The window TTCCGCCTCTTCCAGCCCGggctggctgccctgcagcGTGCCGAGGCGCTCTTCAGGTCCGACCGCGGGCACCCCATCGACTACGTGAGCTCCGCCGTGCGCATGGACCATGCCCCGCCGCCGGCCCTGCCCGAGGTCAGCCGAGCGCTGCCCCCGCGGCCGGGCCACCccgggctgggctcagctgcgGGGTAAAGGGTGGTGGGGTGGTTGTGCAGCTCTGTCAGAGCGCTGCGCAATGTGTGGGGCACTTAGTGATGCTTTTTAACAAATCGTTTATTTGTTGTTGTTACCCGTTGTGTAGCTCGGCAGCCTGTCATGTCCGTGGCTGGGAAGTGACCAGGACTGGCTGCAGCGAGAGGTGGGCAGGTGTAGATGTGccttctctgcctctccccCTGCAGGTGTGCTTCATCGGCCGAAGCAATGTAGGGAAATCATCTCTAATCCGGGCCTTGTTTTCACTGGCTCCAGAAGTGGAAGTTAGAGTGTCAAAAACTCCGGTGAGTCACGTTTTTAACTTCTCTGCCTTTGGGTCATAAGCTGGTACCAGTCCAGAGGATAGGGCTGAGAAGCGTGGGAGGGAACAAGCTCTTGCCTAGCCTGAAATGACAGAAAGTGCCGGCTCTGGTAGCTGTCCTCATGGCTGGCACTGGCCTTGCTCTAGCCCAGGAAGAGGCAGAAGGAGCCCAGCCTAGCTCTTCAGGCAGATGAAGGAGCTGCACTACCTGAGCAGGTGTGCTGTAAAGGCCTTTGAGAAGAACCAAGCTTAGAGAGCCATTAAGGTATTTTTAGTCCATTTTATGATTAGAGCCATATAGGATTGCTACACGGGTAGGAGACTGGGCAGTTTAAAGCATTCTGGCGGGGTAGGAGTTTGGTATAGAGACATTTTGCAGAGCACCTCCTAGTACACTGCTTAAAGCAGCTTTTTTAGAAACCACCCCTGTGCTTCATCGTGCCTCAAATCCTCTCTTCAGGGCCACACCAAGAAGATGAATTTCTTCAAAGTAGGGAAGTACTTTACTCTGGTGGATATGCCAGGATACGGCTATCGCGCCCCGCAGGACTTTGTTCAGATGGTGGAGGCCTATCTGCAGGAACGGCACAAGTAAGGGACCCACCTGTacctcagcacagggaaagccAGACTGACACCCCTGTACAGCATCATGTaatgaggggagaaaatgcaGAGGGGTTGCTGCTTCCATCCATTAGTTCTGACATCCTTTCCCTGGAAGCCTCTGCCTTGTCACTCATTAATGCTCAGATAAGTCAAAAGAGCATGAAAGATTGAGGTGCTGCTCCATGCTGACCCTTAATTTCCATGCATGACTTTTCTTGGCTCTTCCTATCCCCAGATCCCATGTTACTTGTTTTTGCTTATGAatttggaagcagcagagcaggcatgAAATAATGGTGACAATTACTGTTGCTTGTATTTCTGGCAGCTTGAAGAGGACTTTTCTATTAGTTGATGGTGTAGTTGGACTCCAGAAAACAGATCATATTGCAGTAGAGATGCTGGAAGAGTTTGGGATTCCTTATGTGGTAGGTAATGATTCATTCTTGGGTTGGTTATAAGGTACAGGTAATCTAGAAAGGTACTCTCCACCTGAGCTTATGCAAGTTGATCTACCTAAGCAGTAACCCTTTATTGTTAATAAAATGGGTTTATAATGTGTTGAGGAAGGCAAATGGGATTTAAGAGGGGTTTTTATGTGGTttattaaatagatttttttttcagtgctcagCTTGAGCAGCTTGAAAAGGTGCACTCCTTATGCAAGCCATAGTTTTGGTGAACTGTGTTAGactattttttcccctagatATTACCAGAGCTTTCAGACTGCTTTGTAAGACGATGTAGGACTCGTACAGATGTTCCAGCTTAACAGCAAAATAATCTTACTTTCTTCTCTGAATCCTCCCTTTCTGGATCCGTGCAGATGGTGTTAACAAAAATTGACCGAGCATCCAGGGGATTATTGTTAAAGAATGTACTGGAGATCCAGGAGTTTGTAAAGGAGAACACACAGGGATGCTTTCCTCAGCTGTTCCTGGTCAGGTAAAGTTCCtctccactgctgctgttgCGTTTCTGGTGATGAGTTCAGTAGGGCAAGATACCAGCACAAGTCTGTATGGTCTAGAGGCAGCACCTCTTTGTGCCCCAAGGATAGAGGGTGGGCTGCTGATTGGGAAATGTCCCTTCTcttctttcccccttctctGCAACTGAGTGAGGTTTGTTTCCCAGGGTGCTTCTTCCTTTGGCCTTTCTCAAAGCAGGGCAGCAATTCCTGTGCTGCATGGTAGCAGGCTTTCCCATTTTATTTGGAGCTCTGCTAACAGTAAGAGCTGCAATTGTTGGATTACATAGCCAAAGTGCAGGCTTTTCCCAAGGTGTACTCTGAGACGTGTGACTGAGCACAGCCAGTGGCTGTTTGTCTTTATTACTCCAAGACACATCAATATGTGGCACTGAACATCTCTGCCTCTGTTCCCACAGTTCTGTGGAGTTCTCGGGGGTTCACTTGCTCAGGTGTTTTGTAGCCCATGTCACTGGAAACCTGCCCACTGTAGAGGCCAGCTGAAAAGCCTGCTGATCTGCTTGGCTCATCAGGAACAAAAGGTACCAAAACCAGAGGTCTGGGGTTTTTGTTGCAAATAGCCCAAGTTACTATATGGTATTTTTGAATAAATTAGTATTtataaagctatttttttttctttattaggTTCATCAGTTCAGGAAGTTTGCAATGTGAATTAATCCAGGTTATTATAAAACTGTTTCATAAAACTTACATGATTGTgctaaggaggaaaaaagtagATAACCTCCATAGAGAAGGGAAGTTTTAATACAGCATTTCCTCTCCCTACACTGAAATGTTCAAAAATC is drawn from Zonotrichia leucophrys gambelii isolate GWCS_2022_RI chromosome 1, RI_Zleu_2.0, whole genome shotgun sequence and contains these coding sequences:
- the GTPBP8 gene encoding GTP-binding protein 8, whose translation is MLLPRAGGAAGRASPPLAALSQVLRLERSRRTAIVFPLQKLERYLAPGTDTAPFRLFQPGLAALQRAEALFRSDRGHPIDYVSSAVRMDHAPPPALPEVCFIGRSNVGKSSLIRALFSLAPEVEVRVSKTPGHTKKMNFFKVGKYFTLVDMPGYGYRAPQDFVQMVEAYLQERHNLKRTFLLVDGVVGLQKTDHIAVEMLEEFGIPYVMVLTKIDRASRGLLLKNVLEIQEFVKENTQGCFPQLFLVSSVEFSGVHLLRCFVAHVTGNLPTVEAS